In Gemmatimonadaceae bacterium, the following are encoded in one genomic region:
- a CDS encoding protein-disulfide reductase DsbD family protein, translating into MAFDGVYFTLLMRNLVFLSILGLSAACTSPREAPTRAEQQVVEWSAIAGELRPGPDSGFVVDVEIQAAIVDGWHIYSLTQATGGLTPMTVKVAPSPPYSLAGPVTGPQAVKARDPNFNIETETYSGEAIFRVPVKLMSASTISVPPLEIRVRSQACSDRLCLPARTTTLTLQPKQGKA; encoded by the coding sequence ATGGCGTTCGACGGGGTATATTTCACGCTGCTGATGCGAAACCTCGTGTTCCTCTCGATTCTCGGCCTATCGGCGGCCTGTACCTCACCTCGTGAAGCGCCCACCCGCGCCGAGCAGCAGGTGGTGGAATGGTCGGCTATCGCCGGAGAGCTTAGACCCGGCCCTGACAGCGGCTTCGTGGTGGACGTGGAAATACAGGCCGCGATCGTAGATGGATGGCACATCTATTCGCTGACGCAGGCGACAGGAGGTCTGACGCCGATGACGGTAAAGGTCGCTCCTTCGCCTCCGTACTCCCTGGCCGGACCGGTCACCGGTCCGCAAGCGGTAAAGGCGCGGGACCCCAACTTCAACATCGAGACCGAGACCTACTCCGGTGAAGCAATATTCCGGGTGCCGGTGAAGCTCATGTCCGCGTCAACGATATCTGTTCCCCCGCTCGAGATAAGGGTCAGATCTCAGGCATGCAGCGACAGGCTATGCCTCCCCGCGCGCACCACCACGCTCACGCTGCAACCGAAGCAAGGCAAGGCATGA
- the lysA gene encoding diaminopimelate decarboxylase yields the protein MTPARTAAVSAAAAKAKDPGVPSEVGFVRRDGVLECDGVSLDAIADAVGTPAYVYSVAAIEAQYASLSGALARVPHRLHYSVKANSNLAILGILKRLGSGVDIVSGGEMYRAQSAGFSGKDIVFSGVGKTKREMKEALTLGVLMINVESEEELELWDEVAGRMGKQVPVALRVNPEVMVDTPHPYTRTGVKGMKFGIPFDETLIVAKRALAMKNVSLVGLDMHVGSQISQFEPYEIGLGRLRQLKTEIEAAGATELRYLDIGGGLAVSYDAEHPIDVNAFAEVVERMVGPTGLSVIVEPGRYLVGNAGVLLTRVLYRKRSGGKQFMIVDAGMNDLIRPSHYNAYHRIEAVNPTGARTIADVVGPVCESGDFLGLHRDVDDAQPGDLVAVLSAGAYGFVMASNYNSRPRVAEVLVERGRIGVVTEREQYTDLVRKERLEPEWRIVQ from the coding sequence TTGACTCCCGCCCGGACGGCAGCCGTTTCAGCCGCCGCCGCAAAGGCAAAAGATCCCGGCGTGCCCAGTGAAGTGGGCTTCGTGCGCCGAGACGGTGTTCTCGAATGCGATGGCGTTTCCCTCGATGCGATCGCCGACGCGGTGGGCACGCCGGCGTACGTGTACAGCGTAGCCGCCATCGAGGCGCAGTACGCCAGCCTGTCCGGCGCGCTCGCGCGGGTGCCCCATCGCCTGCACTACAGCGTCAAGGCAAACTCGAACCTCGCCATACTCGGCATCCTCAAGCGGCTCGGCTCCGGCGTGGACATTGTCTCGGGCGGTGAGATGTATCGCGCGCAGTCGGCCGGCTTTTCGGGAAAGGACATAGTCTTCAGCGGAGTTGGGAAGACGAAGCGCGAGATGAAGGAAGCTCTCACGCTCGGCGTGCTGATGATCAACGTCGAGTCGGAGGAGGAGCTCGAGCTGTGGGATGAGGTAGCCGGCAGAATGGGAAAGCAGGTGCCCGTCGCTCTCCGCGTGAACCCCGAGGTCATGGTGGACACTCCACACCCGTACACGCGGACTGGAGTGAAGGGGATGAAATTCGGAATCCCCTTTGACGAGACGCTGATCGTCGCGAAGCGCGCGCTCGCCATGAAGAACGTCTCGCTCGTGGGTCTCGACATGCACGTCGGCTCGCAAATCTCGCAGTTCGAGCCGTACGAGATCGGCCTCGGACGGCTGCGCCAGCTGAAGACGGAGATCGAAGCGGCCGGAGCGACGGAGCTTCGGTATCTCGACATCGGCGGCGGGCTCGCTGTCTCGTACGACGCCGAGCACCCGATCGACGTGAATGCGTTCGCCGAGGTGGTCGAGCGGATGGTCGGCCCCACCGGCCTCAGCGTGATCGTCGAGCCGGGACGTTACCTCGTCGGAAACGCGGGCGTCCTGCTCACTCGCGTGTTGTACCGGAAGCGCAGCGGAGGAAAGCAGTTCATGATCGTGGACGCGGGGATGAACGATCTGATCCGGCCTTCGCACTACAACGCGTATCATCGCATCGAGGCGGTCAACCCGACCGGCGCAAGGACCATCGCGGACGTCGTCGGTCCCGTGTGCGAGAGTGGCGACTTCCTTGGCCTGCACCGCGACGTGGACGACGCCCAGCCCGGAGATCTCGTTGCGGTTCTTTCCGCAGGGGCGTACGGATTCGTGATGGCGTCGAACTACAACTCACGCCCGCGTGTCGCCGAGGTTCTGGTCGAGCGCGGCCGCATCGGCGTCGTGACCGAGAGAGAGCAGTACACCGATCTCGTGCGAAAGGAACGACTCGAGCCAGAATGGAGAATCGTCCAGTGA
- the hisS gene encoding histidine--tRNA ligase — MAQGALPGFRDFYPEQFAERAYIMSVWRRVLRRYAFMEYDGPPLEHLDLYRKKSGDELVGQLYSFTDKGDREVALRPEMTPTLARMVAARANSLRKPVRWFSIPQLFRYERQQKGRLREHFQLNADIVGEPGVTADAELLALALDVMREFGLSSGDVNARVSDRRLLQSLLAHAGVADESLASVYAVIDKRGREPADVSRKKLIKATGGERIADTVEEILSCRDVESLTARYSAVSAAAGHIQRMRDYLDHLGSLGFAGWVRLDLSVVRGLAYYTGIVFELFDTAGEYRAICGGGRYDTLLQTLGGVDLPALGFGMGDVVLGELLHGRGLMPTIEQRTDYWVAGEDESMIGDVMRVAAELRRRDRSAEYALKPQQLSRQLKAASAAGADNAVLLKREAFARGEITVKDMKAGTEQSLSLDDFFNSLKQDRWPTTRS; from the coding sequence ATGGCGCAGGGAGCTTTACCCGGGTTCAGAGACTTCTATCCAGAGCAATTCGCGGAGCGCGCTTACATCATGAGCGTATGGCGCCGCGTACTGCGGCGCTATGCATTTATGGAGTACGACGGCCCGCCGCTCGAGCATCTCGACCTGTATCGCAAGAAGAGCGGTGACGAGCTCGTCGGTCAGCTTTACTCGTTCACGGACAAAGGTGACCGAGAGGTCGCGTTGAGACCGGAGATGACTCCGACTCTCGCGCGAATGGTTGCGGCTCGCGCCAATTCCCTCCGGAAGCCGGTGCGCTGGTTCTCCATTCCACAGCTGTTCCGGTACGAGCGCCAGCAGAAGGGAAGGTTGCGCGAGCACTTTCAGCTCAACGCCGACATCGTCGGCGAGCCTGGCGTAACCGCCGACGCGGAGCTCCTCGCGCTCGCGCTCGACGTCATGCGCGAGTTCGGGCTCAGCAGCGGCGACGTCAACGCGCGCGTTTCGGACAGGCGGCTTCTTCAGTCGCTGCTCGCTCACGCCGGCGTTGCCGACGAATCGCTGGCCTCCGTCTACGCGGTGATCGACAAGCGCGGGCGTGAGCCGGCGGATGTCTCGCGCAAGAAGCTCATCAAGGCAACCGGGGGCGAGAGAATCGCCGACACTGTGGAAGAGATTCTCTCCTGCCGCGACGTTGAGTCGCTGACCGCACGCTACAGTGCAGTGTCTGCCGCCGCCGGGCATATCCAGCGAATGCGGGATTATCTGGATCATCTGGGCTCGCTTGGCTTTGCGGGATGGGTGCGGCTGGATCTGTCCGTCGTACGCGGGCTCGCGTACTACACGGGTATTGTATTCGAGCTTTTTGATACGGCTGGCGAGTATCGCGCGATCTGCGGTGGAGGCAGGTATGACACGCTGCTTCAGACGCTCGGTGGAGTGGATCTTCCCGCGCTCGGATTCGGAATGGGCGACGTGGTGCTCGGTGAGCTGCTTCACGGCCGGGGACTGATGCCAACCATCGAACAGCGGACCGATTATTGGGTGGCCGGAGAGGACGAGTCCATGATCGGCGACGTCATGCGCGTCGCGGCCGAGCTTCGACGGAGGGATCGCAGCGCGGAGTACGCGCTCAAGCCGCAACAGCTCTCCCGCCAGTTGAAAGCGGCGTCGGCGGCCGGCGCCGACAACGCAGTACTGCTCAAGCGCGAGGCATTCGCGCGCGGTGAAATCACCGTGAAGGACATGAAGGCCGGCACGGAGCAATCGCTCTCGCTCGACGACTTCTTTAATTCACTGAAACAGGACCGATGGCCGACGACAAGAAGCTGA
- a CDS encoding YfcE family phosphodiesterase translates to MENRPVKIGLLADTHDRVPAIEELLQVMLSKGVSLVMHAGDYCSPFALDPFNDSNIALLGIFGRNDGDPEALRATAARGVGMELYESPHSFEVSGHRILIVHDIGEVNRRSISAHNFVVHGSTHRQETVTRDATLIVNPGEACGWLTGVCSGAILDLETREVEVVTI, encoded by the coding sequence ATGGAGAATCGTCCAGTGAAGATCGGACTGCTTGCCGATACGCACGACCGCGTGCCCGCGATCGAGGAGCTGCTGCAGGTGATGCTCTCGAAGGGGGTCTCGCTGGTGATGCACGCCGGCGACTATTGCTCGCCATTCGCGCTCGATCCGTTCAACGACTCGAACATTGCGTTGCTCGGAATCTTCGGGCGTAACGACGGCGATCCCGAGGCGCTCAGGGCAACGGCCGCGCGCGGCGTGGGAATGGAGCTGTACGAGTCGCCGCACAGCTTCGAGGTGTCGGGGCACCGGATTCTGATCGTCCACGACATTGGCGAGGTGAACCGGCGCTCCATCAGCGCACACAACTTCGTCGTGCACGGATCGACTCACCGGCAGGAGACCGTGACGCGCGACGCGACGCTCATCGTGAACCCGGGCGAGGCGTGCGGGTGGCTCACCGGAGTCTGTAGCGGCGCGATACTGGATCTCGAGACGAGGGAAGTGGAAGTCGTGACAATATGA
- the dusB gene encoding tRNA dihydrouridine synthase DusB, giving the protein MPFPFAHDFDVPLYLAPMAGVSESPFRRICRRFGADVVVTEFLSAEGIRRENPATLSKLEFGPDERPIGVQIFGAEPDAMGDAAALVTDVFQPEFIDINFGCPVKKVVRRNGGSGCLRDLDLVQQVIRAVSSHTHLPVTVKIRSGWNEEMRDPVTIALRCQDAGARALALHPRTRTQMYTGAARWEEIAAVSAALEIPVIGNGDIRTAEDAVRLQRETGCAGVMIARGAFGQPWIFGQVRELMAGRPKPSAPPVKERFAIALDHARLVQEYEPDPRGAAIEFRKHLGWYVKGLPDSAEMRKRLYAVESFSEIEGIFGDYLERHSDELAEVAA; this is encoded by the coding sequence ATGCCTTTTCCGTTCGCCCACGACTTCGACGTGCCTCTATACCTCGCGCCAATGGCGGGGGTATCGGAGTCTCCGTTCCGTCGCATATGCAGGCGGTTCGGTGCGGACGTCGTCGTGACCGAGTTTCTCTCGGCGGAAGGAATCCGGCGTGAGAACCCTGCGACATTGTCGAAGCTCGAGTTTGGTCCGGATGAGCGTCCCATCGGGGTGCAGATCTTCGGCGCCGAGCCGGACGCGATGGGCGATGCGGCAGCACTCGTCACCGATGTGTTCCAGCCGGAGTTCATAGACATCAACTTCGGCTGTCCGGTAAAGAAAGTCGTGCGGCGGAATGGCGGATCGGGCTGTTTGCGGGATCTCGATCTCGTGCAGCAGGTCATTCGTGCCGTATCGTCGCACACGCATCTGCCGGTGACGGTGAAGATCCGCAGCGGATGGAACGAGGAGATGCGGGACCCGGTGACGATCGCGCTGAGGTGTCAGGACGCGGGCGCGCGGGCGCTGGCTCTTCATCCGCGAACCCGCACGCAGATGTACACGGGTGCGGCGCGCTGGGAGGAGATTGCGGCAGTGTCGGCTGCGCTGGAGATTCCGGTGATCGGCAATGGCGACATCAGGACCGCCGAGGATGCAGTCCGCCTGCAGCGCGAAACTGGCTGCGCGGGGGTCATGATTGCGCGCGGTGCGTTCGGTCAGCCATGGATCTTCGGCCAGGTGAGGGAGCTGATGGCGGGGCGGCCCAAGCCTTCGGCGCCGCCGGTGAAGGAGCGCTTCGCGATCGCGCTGGATCATGCCCGACTCGTGCAGGAGTACGAGCCGGATCCGCGCGGGGCGGCGATTGAGTTTCGGAAGCACCTCGGATGGTATGTGAAGGGCCTGCCGGACTCGGCCGAGATGCGGAAGCGGTTGTATGCGGTGGAGTCGTTCTCGGAGATCGAGGGCATCTTCGGTGACTATCTCGAGCGGCATTCCGACGAACTGGCAGAAGTCGCTGCCTGA
- a CDS encoding PTS sugar transporter subunit IIA → MELREFFSEDAIKLELKGTTKDDVLKELIGLLGLDEKAEGMLFKMLKRRENLGSTGIGRGIAIPHCRSLVVNKLRVAFGRKSGGLDFKAIDEKPVNFFFLIVAPPLEVSNQYLPVLGKIAQFSKEPDVPDRLLKLTEPSQFMALLEEKGV, encoded by the coding sequence ATGGAGCTGCGCGAGTTTTTCTCCGAAGACGCAATCAAGCTCGAGCTCAAGGGGACGACGAAGGACGATGTCCTCAAAGAGCTGATCGGCCTTCTGGGCCTCGATGAGAAGGCTGAGGGCATGCTGTTCAAGATGCTGAAGCGGCGGGAGAACCTCGGCTCGACTGGCATCGGCCGCGGCATCGCCATTCCGCATTGCCGCTCACTCGTGGTCAACAAACTCCGTGTCGCTTTCGGCCGGAAGAGCGGCGGGCTCGACTTCAAGGCGATCGACGAGAAGCCGGTGAATTTCTTCTTCCTGATTGTCGCACCACCGCTCGAGGTGTCCAATCAGTATCTGCCGGTGCTCGGCAAGATCGCACAGTTCAGCAAGGAGCCCGACGTTCCGGACCGGCTGTTGAAGTTGACCGAGCCGTCGCAGTTCATGGCACTGCTCGAGGAGAAAGGCGTTTAG
- the guaA gene encoding glutamine-hydrolyzing GMP synthase encodes MSSRILILDYGSQYTQLIARRVREARVYSEIHPPTKSVEWIRDWKPTGIILSGGPSSVYGENAPTIDPAVLDVAPMLGICYGMQLIAYVLGADVKRAGRREYGRAEIQVAESGGLFEGFEAGEEFSAWMSHGDHIESPPGGYVTIAASSGNPVTAFRHESKPVYGVQFHPEVAHTPRGGEIISNFLFGICGAKADWTTGAFVATEIARIKAMVGDANVICGLSGGVDSAVAAALVHRAVGDRLTCIFVDTGLLRMREREQVERTFSQHMGMKLVTADASDRFLGALAGVEDPEQKRTVIGHTFIDVFEDATAKAGSDAKFLVQGTLYPDVIESSSPTGGPSVTIKTHHNVGGLKPGMRFGLIEPLRELFKDEVRNVGRELGLPEEMVGRHPFPGPGLAIRILSDVTRAKLDVLRAADAIYLEEIRAAGLYDSIWQAFAVLLPVRSVGVMGDERTYENVLGLRAVNSTDGMTADWFPFPHDILARISNRIINEVGGINRVVYDISSKPPSTIEWE; translated from the coding sequence ATGAGCAGCCGGATTCTCATCCTCGATTACGGGTCGCAGTACACGCAGCTGATCGCACGACGAGTGAGGGAAGCGCGTGTCTATTCCGAGATCCATCCGCCAACGAAAAGCGTCGAATGGATCAGGGACTGGAAGCCAACGGGAATCATACTCAGCGGAGGGCCGAGCTCGGTCTACGGGGAGAACGCGCCGACGATTGACCCGGCCGTGCTGGATGTCGCACCGATGCTCGGCATCTGCTACGGGATGCAGCTGATTGCGTACGTGCTTGGAGCGGACGTGAAGCGTGCCGGCCGTCGCGAGTACGGACGGGCCGAGATCCAGGTCGCCGAATCAGGCGGGCTGTTCGAGGGGTTCGAAGCTGGCGAAGAGTTCTCGGCGTGGATGAGCCACGGCGATCACATCGAGTCACCCCCCGGCGGCTACGTCACGATTGCTGCGAGCAGTGGCAATCCGGTGACCGCGTTCAGACATGAGTCGAAGCCGGTGTACGGTGTCCAGTTTCATCCGGAAGTGGCGCACACGCCGCGCGGCGGCGAGATCATATCGAACTTTCTCTTCGGCATCTGCGGCGCCAAAGCCGACTGGACTACCGGCGCATTCGTGGCAACCGAGATCGCGCGGATCAAGGCGATGGTTGGCGACGCCAACGTCATCTGCGGCTTGTCCGGCGGAGTGGATTCGGCGGTTGCGGCGGCTCTCGTGCATCGCGCGGTGGGCGACCGGTTGACTTGCATATTCGTGGACACGGGATTGCTCCGGATGCGCGAGCGCGAGCAGGTCGAGCGCACGTTCAGCCAGCACATGGGGATGAAGCTCGTCACCGCGGACGCGTCCGACAGATTCCTTGGCGCGCTAGCGGGTGTCGAGGATCCCGAACAGAAGCGAACGGTAATCGGTCACACTTTCATAGACGTATTCGAGGACGCGACGGCGAAAGCGGGAAGCGACGCGAAATTCCTGGTGCAGGGAACTCTTTACCCCGACGTCATCGAGTCGTCGTCGCCCACCGGTGGTCCGTCGGTGACGATCAAGACGCATCACAACGTCGGAGGGCTCAAGCCGGGAATGCGCTTCGGCCTCATCGAGCCGCTGCGCGAGCTATTCAAGGACGAAGTGCGGAACGTCGGCCGGGAGCTCGGCCTTCCCGAAGAGATGGTCGGTCGGCATCCATTCCCCGGGCCCGGCCTGGCGATCCGGATCCTCAGCGACGTCACTCGCGCCAAGCTCGACGTGCTCCGCGCGGCGGATGCGATCTACCTGGAGGAGATCCGCGCTGCCGGCCTCTACGACAGTATCTGGCAGGCGTTCGCGGTCCTGCTGCCGGTGCGGAGCGTAGGCGTCATGGGAGACGAGCGTACCTACGAGAACGTGCTCGGCCTGCGAGCGGTGAACAGCACTGACGGAATGACGGCCGACTGGTTCCCGTTCCCGCACGATATCCTCGCGCGCATCTCGAACCGGATAATCAACGAGGTGGGCGGGATCAATCGTGTTGTCTACGATATCAGCTCCAAGCCGCCGTCGACCATCGAGTGGGAGTAG
- the proS gene encoding proline--tRNA ligase, which produces MADDKKLTARAQDFSAWYNETVLRAELADYSPVRGCMVIRPRGYGIWERMQRQLDTVFKDTGHENAYFPLLIPESFMHKEAEHIEGFAPETAVVTHGGGKKLDEPLVIRPTSETIIYAMFAKWVQSYRDLPLLINQWANVVRWEMRTRLFLRTLEFLWQEGHTAHATEAEAEEETRKMLNVYRDFMEGWMAMPVITGIKTDWEKFAGALRTYSCEAMMQDNKALQAGTSHNLGQNFAKAFELKFQTESGGTEFAWNTSWGVSTRLIGGLVMTHGDDFGLRVPPLLAPIELVIVPIWRTDEDKARVLEAARNITATLNGWERRKTGKLRVHLDDREGMTPGAKYYEWELRGIPLRLEFGPRDLDASQCVLVRRDNRVKRTVTLDSIGEDVADLLSMMQTDMRVEAFERREANSYRGDMTYDRFRGIMEGAGGFVYAGFCGNPACEQAIKEETKATIRVLPDEEFRSADAPTHCLKCGAASVVEALWAKAY; this is translated from the coding sequence ATGGCCGACGACAAGAAGCTGACCGCACGCGCCCAGGATTTCAGCGCCTGGTATAACGAAACCGTACTGCGCGCCGAGCTGGCGGATTACTCACCGGTGCGTGGCTGCATGGTCATTCGCCCGCGCGGGTACGGCATCTGGGAACGGATGCAGCGCCAGCTCGATACGGTCTTCAAGGACACCGGTCACGAGAACGCGTACTTCCCGCTGCTCATTCCGGAAAGCTTCATGCACAAGGAAGCCGAGCACATCGAAGGCTTCGCGCCGGAGACGGCGGTAGTCACGCACGGCGGCGGCAAGAAGCTGGATGAGCCGCTCGTGATACGGCCCACCTCCGAGACGATCATCTACGCGATGTTCGCCAAGTGGGTGCAGAGCTATCGCGATCTTCCCCTGCTCATCAACCAGTGGGCGAACGTCGTGCGGTGGGAGATGCGCACGCGCCTTTTCCTGCGAACGCTCGAGTTCCTCTGGCAGGAGGGACACACGGCGCACGCGACCGAAGCCGAGGCCGAGGAAGAGACGCGCAAGATGCTGAACGTCTATCGCGATTTCATGGAAGGGTGGATGGCGATGCCTGTCATCACCGGCATCAAGACGGATTGGGAGAAGTTCGCCGGCGCGCTGCGCACGTATTCGTGCGAGGCGATGATGCAGGACAACAAGGCGTTGCAGGCCGGCACTTCGCACAATCTCGGGCAGAACTTCGCGAAGGCGTTCGAGCTCAAGTTCCAGACCGAGTCTGGCGGCACCGAGTTCGCGTGGAACACGAGCTGGGGAGTCTCGACGCGGCTGATCGGCGGGCTGGTGATGACGCATGGCGACGACTTCGGCCTGCGGGTCCCGCCACTGCTTGCGCCGATCGAGCTGGTGATCGTTCCCATCTGGCGTACGGACGAGGACAAGGCGAGAGTGCTCGAGGCGGCGCGAAACATCACCGCGACGCTCAACGGCTGGGAGCGCCGCAAGACCGGCAAGCTTCGCGTCCATCTCGATGACCGCGAAGGAATGACGCCGGGCGCCAAGTACTACGAGTGGGAGCTCCGCGGCATTCCGCTCCGCCTCGAGTTCGGTCCGCGCGATCTCGACGCCAGTCAGTGCGTGCTTGTCCGTCGCGACAACCGTGTCAAGCGCACCGTCACGCTCGACTCGATCGGCGAGGACGTGGCCGATCTGCTGAGCATGATGCAGACCGACATGCGCGTCGAAGCGTTCGAGCGCCGCGAGGCCAACAGCTATCGCGGCGACATGACGTACGATCGCTTTCGCGGGATCATGGAGGGTGCGGGCGGCTTCGTCTATGCCGGCTTCTGCGGAAATCCCGCGTGCGAACAGGCGATCAAGGAGGAGACAAAGGCCACCATACGAGTTCTTCCCGACGAGGAGTTCAGGTCGGCTGACGCGCCCACGCATTGTCTCAAGTGCGGGGCGGCCTCGGTCGTCGAGGCCCTCTGGGCGAAGGCGTATTGA
- a CDS encoding cytochrome c biogenesis protein CcdA, whose translation MTPSFFWLAAITGALSLLTPCVFPMIPITVAYFNKRSDRGNAHVLTHALLFAIGIVATFTALGLGLAVVVGAAGLARFAADPWVNIAIGVAFVAFALSLLGVYDLPLPFSNRFVNRVDASARNRSGHAAGSVLMGFAFTLASFTCTAPFVGPLLVSAARGDWVRPLAGMVVFSSVFAAPFFLLALVPRWAAALPRAGVWLKDIKVIVGLFEIAAALKFFSNADLVWGTGLIPRQSALLAWVALAIIAAGYLAYAASRSGNTRTIARWIAPAAAAGVAVWLIMGLRGRSLGEVEAFLPPDDIAASARLASVGADGRPIELQWILNDHRKALETASGTGRLVLIDFTGYTCTNCRWMEANMFARPEVAASMSRYVLSRLYTDGEGELYENQQKFQEDRFGTVALPLYAIVDSRGRTVRTFSGLTRNPAEFLAFLRDAS comes from the coding sequence ATGACGCCGTCGTTCTTCTGGCTGGCGGCAATCACCGGCGCGCTGTCGCTGCTCACGCCGTGCGTGTTCCCGATGATCCCGATCACCGTGGCGTATTTCAATAAGAGATCCGATCGCGGTAATGCCCATGTGCTGACACATGCGCTGCTCTTCGCCATCGGCATCGTCGCCACGTTCACCGCGCTCGGATTGGGTCTCGCAGTCGTCGTAGGTGCGGCCGGCCTCGCACGCTTCGCCGCGGATCCGTGGGTCAACATCGCGATCGGCGTGGCCTTCGTCGCCTTCGCGCTGAGCCTTCTTGGCGTGTACGACCTGCCGCTTCCATTCTCCAATCGGTTCGTGAACCGCGTTGACGCATCAGCACGCAATCGCTCGGGCCACGCGGCCGGCTCCGTGCTGATGGGCTTCGCGTTCACGCTGGCGTCATTCACATGCACTGCGCCTTTCGTCGGCCCGCTCCTTGTTTCTGCTGCACGCGGCGACTGGGTTCGCCCGCTCGCCGGAATGGTCGTGTTCTCGTCTGTATTCGCGGCTCCATTCTTTCTTCTCGCCCTCGTACCGCGTTGGGCGGCGGCGTTGCCGCGCGCCGGCGTGTGGCTCAAGGATATCAAGGTCATCGTCGGCCTCTTCGAGATCGCCGCGGCGCTCAAGTTCTTTTCGAACGCCGATCTGGTATGGGGCACGGGACTCATCCCGCGGCAGAGCGCTCTTCTCGCGTGGGTTGCGCTCGCGATAATTGCAGCCGGCTATCTCGCCTACGCCGCAAGCAGGAGCGGCAACACGAGGACCATTGCGCGCTGGATCGCGCCGGCGGCGGCTGCAGGTGTGGCCGTGTGGCTGATCATGGGGCTGCGCGGCAGATCGCTCGGCGAAGTCGAAGCATTTCTGCCGCCAGATGACATTGCCGCTTCAGCACGCCTCGCTTCCGTCGGCGCCGACGGACGACCGATCGAGCTGCAGTGGATTCTGAACGATCACCGCAAGGCGCTCGAAACGGCCTCCGGGACGGGCCGGCTGGTTTTAATAGACTTCACCGGATACACGTGCACCAACTGCCGGTGGATGGAAGCCAACATGTTCGCGCGACCTGAAGTCGCCGCGTCCATGTCGCGCTACGTCTTGAGCCGCCTCTATACCGACGGCGAAGGCGAGCTTTACGAGAACCAGCAGAAATTCCAGGAGGACCGCTTCGGCACCGTTGCGCTGCCGCTTTACGCCATCGTGGACAGCCGCGGGCGGACGGTCCGCACTTTCTCAGGGCTTACCCGCAATCCCGCCGAGTTTCTCGCCTTCCTTCGGGACGCTTCCTAG